A genome region from Brienomyrus brachyistius isolate T26 chromosome 23, BBRACH_0.4, whole genome shotgun sequence includes the following:
- the LOC125719300 gene encoding circumsporozoite protein-like → MGGVLGSNAGSNASSNAGSNAGRNAGSNVGSNVSSNVGSNVSSNVGSNVSSNVSSNVGSNVSSNVSSNVGSNVSSNVGSNVGRNAGSNVSSNVSSNVGSNVSSNVSSNVGSNVSSNVGSNVGSNVGSNVSSNVSSNVGSNVSSNVSSNVGSNVSSNVGSNVGRNAGSNGGRNAGSNAGSNASSNVSSNAASNVSSNAGSNVGRNAGSNVGSNVSSNVSSHVGSNVGRNAGSNAGSNAGRNAGSNAGSNVSSNVSSNAASNVSSNVGRNAGSNVGSNVSSNVSSHVGSNVSSNAGSNVSSNVGRNAGSNVGSNVSSNASWCLKVIVAAAPVLR, encoded by the coding sequence ATGGGTGGAGTATTGGGCAGTAATGCGGGCAGTAATGCGAGCAGTAATGCGGGCAGTAATGCGGGCAGAAATGCGGGCAGTAATGTGGGCAGTAATGTGAGCAGTAATGTGGGCAGTAATGTGAGCAGTAATGTGGGCAGTAATGTGAGCAGTAATGTGAGCAGTAATGTGGGCAGTAATGTGAGCAGTAATGTGAGCAGTAATGTGGGCAGTAATGTGAGCAGTAATGTGGGCAGTAATGTGGGCAGAAATGCGGGCAGTAATGTGAGCAGTAATGTGAGCAGTAATGTGGGCAGTAATGTGAGCAGTAATGTGAGCAGTAATGTGGGCAGTAATGTGAGCAGTAATGTGGGCAGTAATGTGGGCAGTAATGTGGGCAGTAATGTGAGCAGTAATGTGAGCAGTAATGTGGGCAGTAATGTGAGCAGTAATGTGAGCAGTAATGTGGGCAGTAATGTGAGCAGTAATGTGGGCAGTAATGTGGGCAGAAATGCGGGCAGTAATGGGGGCAGAAATGCGGGCAGTAATGCGGGCAGTAATGCGAGCAGTAATGTGAGCAGTAATGCGGCCAGTAATGTGAGCAGTAATGCGGGCAGTAATGTGGGCAGAAATGCGGGCAGTAATGTGGGCAGTAATGTGAGCAGTAATGTGAGCAGTCATGTGGGCAGTAATGTGGGCAGAAATGCGGGCAGTAATGCGGGCAGTAATGCGGGCAGAAATGCGGGCAGTAATGCGGGCAGTAATGTGAGCAGTAATGTGAGCAGTAATGCGGCCAGTAATGTGAGCAGTAATGTGGGCAGAAATGCGGGCAGTAATGTGGGCAGTAATGTGAGCAGTAATGTGAGCAGTCATGTGGGCAGTAATGTGAGCAGTAATGCGGGCAGTAATGTGAGCAGTAATGTGGGCAGAAATGCGGGCAGTAATGTGGGCAGTAATGTGAGCAGTAATGCGTCCTGGTGTTTGAAGGTCATAGTGGCTGCTGCTCCTGTGCTAAGGTGA